In Papaver somniferum cultivar HN1 chromosome 1, ASM357369v1, whole genome shotgun sequence, a genomic segment contains:
- the LOC113320414 gene encoding elongation factor 1-alpha-like isoform X1 translates to MPRKAGYDLGYDDDDYGYYDDYGYDEDADEAYGDNPDVDGYVEEETPNIFQTASKPGTWSCPICTFANDEELSACDICGVLRDPIVSNNGSNKKSADVSKGYGASILARALLAPLPRRTHEMDVIIQRLNASFMIDSVLQEDLVKFGKHSAMKFPQGNTVELSSSRASSGISEKKEKVNQLPRKNKLKAPSAGVPEVGQPSSYGRNGSSLDDDNLQTLNNSFNKVKMSADSGSSQNRISTQKAKSVSPYKPEKWMLPDQDGKLTQLNLAIVGHVDSGKSTLSGRLLNLLGRISQKEMHKYEKEAKQQGKGSFAFAWAMDESAEERERGITMTVGVAYFDSKKYHVVVLDSPGHKDFVPNMISGATQADAAILVIDASMGAFEAGIDANGGQTREHAQLIRSFGVDQVIVAVNKMDAVGYAKERFDSIKSQLGLFLRSCGFKDSFLSWIPLSAMENQNLVTAASDARLSSWYEGPYLLDAVDSLQPPVRDVSKPLRMPICDFIKSQSLGQLAVSGKLESGAIRNGSKVMVLPYGDVATVRTIERDSKPCSIARSGDNVAVSLQGIDANRVMAGGVLCHPDFPVAIASCFELKVLVLDVLMPILIGSQIEFHVHHAKEAARVKKIVSLLDQKTGKVSKKAPRCLTSKQSALIEVNLDAAVCVEEFSECRALGRVFLRSSGRTIAVGIITRIIE, encoded by the exons ATGCCTCGAAAAGCGGGCTACGACTTGGGCTACGATGACGATGACTATGGTTACTATGATGATTATGGCTATGATGAGGATGCAGATGAAGCATATGGTGATAATCCAGATGTAGATGGATATG TGGAAGAAGAAACCCCTAACATTTTCCAGACTGCCTCTAAGCCTGGGACTTGGAGCTGTCCGATTTGCACATTTGCAAATGATGAAGAGTTATCTGCTTGTGATATCTGCGGAGTTCTTCGGGACCCTATTGTCAGCAACAACGGCAGTAATAAAAAATCAG CTGATGTGTCCAAAGGTTATGGAGCATCCATACTGGCCCGAGCTCTTCTTGCACCTTTGCCTCGTAGGACGCACGAAATGGATGTTATCATTCAGAGGCTAAATG CCTCTTTCATGATTGATAGCGTCCTTCAGGAGGATTTGGTTAAATTTGGAAAACATTCTGCCATGAAGTTCCCACAAG GGAACACTGTGGAATTGTCTTCTTCAAGAGCTTCTTCAGGCATCAgtgagaaaaaagaaaaggttAATCAACTTCCAAGAAAGAATAAGTTAAAGGCTCCCTCTGCTGGTGTGCCTGAAGTTGGACAACCAAGTTCATATGGGAGAAATGGATCCTCACTTGATGACGACAATCTACAAACACTAAACAACAGTTTCAACAAAGTAAAGATGAGTGCTGATTCAGGATCTTCACAGAATCGTATAAGTACCCAGAAGGCCAAATCAGTCTCACCCTACAAGCCAGAGAAATGGATGCTTCCAGACCAAGATGGAAAACTGACTCAATTGAATCTTGCTATT GTGGGTCATGTTGATTCGGGAAAATCAACACTGTCTGGCAGACTtctaaaccttctagggagaattTCCCAGAAAGAAATGCACAAATATGAAAAAGAGGCTAAGCAACAG GGAAAGGGATCCTTTGCTTTTGCATGGGCAATGGATGAGAGTGCAGAAGAGAGGGAAAGGGGTATTACCATGACAGTTGGTGTGGCTTATTTTGACTCCAAGAAATATCATGTTGTTGTGCTCGATTCTCCTGGTCATAAAGATTTTGTCCCAAATATGATATCTGGCGCTACTCAAGCAGATGCTGCCATTCTTGTTATTGATGCTTCAATGGGTGCATTTGAAGCTGGTATAGATGCTAATGGGGGGCAAACAAGAGAGCATGCACAGCTCATTAGAAGTTTTGGGGTCGATCAAGTTATTGTGGCTGTAAATAAAATGGATGCGGTGGGGTACGCAAAGGAAAGATTTGATTCAATAAAATCGCAACTTGGACTCTTTCTTCGATCTTGTGGTTTCAAGGACTCTTTTTTATCATGGATCCCTTTGAGTGCTATGGAAAATCAGAATTTGGTCACAGCTGCTTCTGATGCCCGTTTATCATCTTG GTATGAGGGCCCATATCTCTTGGATGCTGTAGATTCATTGCAACCACCTGTCAGAGATGTCTCTAAGCCTCTACGGATGCCTATCTGTGACTTCATTAAGTCGCAATCGTTAGGGCAACTGGCCGTTAGTGGGAAATTGGAGTCTGGAGCTATTCGAAATGGTTCGAAG GTCATGGTGCTGCCTTATGGAGACGTAGCAACAGTTCGTACCATAGAACGCGACTCTAAACCTTGCAGTATCGCCAGGTCTGGTGATAATGTGGCTGTTAGTCTACAAGGCATTGATGCAAATCGTGTGATGGCTGGTGGAGTACTTTGTCACCCAGATTTTCCCGTGGCCATTGCTTCCTGTTTCGAATTGAAGGTCCTTGTTTTGGATGTTCTAATGCCTATCCTAATCGGTTCACAG ATTGAATTTCATGTACATCATGCCAAAGAGGCGGCGAGAGTTAAAAAGATTGTGTCTTTGCTGGATCAGAAAACTGGGAAAGTCTCAAAAAAGGCACCCCGCTGTCTGACATCCAAACAAAGTGCATTGATAGAGGTGAATCTAGATGCCGCTGTATGTGTAGAAGAGTTTTCCGAGTGTCGAGCTTTGGGGAGGGTTTTCTTGCGATCATCGGGTAGAACTATTGCTGTTGGGATCATAACCCGGATAATTGAGTAA
- the LOC113320399 gene encoding cysteine protease ATG4-like — MKSSSSPEKVGSPDKIPDTTTLVDSSPCTYSTPSVSLEQNTTSVSTEQILPSVGAEQESTSVSAEQESASVSAEQESASVSAEEESTPVSVEQESASVSAEQEVSDTNKSAKGSLWSSFFPSSFSVFEAYSDASQSGKNSTDAKSANGWATTMKRIVSGSSMRALRERLIGPSNTGVSSSTSEIWFLGVCYKISPEDLSSDSTHGNGLVEFVDDFSSRIWMTYRKGFSAIADSKLTSDVHWGCMHRSSQMLVAQALLFHHLGRSWRKPFEKPYDQVYIKILDQFGDSESSAFSIHNLIEAGKAYGLAAGSWVGPYAMCRSWETLARLNREHANPGKDHTSLPMAVHIVSGDEDGERGGAPVLCIEDAARRCSDFGNGQADWSPILLLVPLVLGLEKVNTRYIPSLRATFTFPQSLGILGGKPGASTYIVGVQDDKAFYLDPHEVQQVAELQKENLEADTTSYHCSVVRNLPLEMIDPSLAIGFYCRDKDDFDDFCARASKLAEESSGAPLFTITESRSLPREVQNRDVANEHGEDGDNLDMEMMMGDLEDHPQRDEWQLL, encoded by the exons ATGAAGAGTAGTAGCTCTCCTGAGAAGGTTGGGTCACCTGATAAAATTCCTGATACCACAACTCTAGTTGATTCCTCTCCTTGTACATATTCAACACCTTCTGTTAGTTTAGAACAAAATACAACATCTGTTAGTACAGAACAAATTTTACCGTCTGTTGGTGCAGAACAAGAGTCAACATCTGTTAGTGCAGAACAAGAGTCAGCTTCTGTTAGTGCAGAACAAGAGTCAGCATCTGTTAGTGCAGAAGAAGAATCAACGCCTGTTAGCGTAGAACAAGAGTCAGCATCTGTTAGTGCAGAACAAGAAGTTAGTGATACTAACAAGTCTGCGAAGGGTTCTTTGTGGTCAAGCTTCTTTCCCTCTAGCTTCTCAGTGTTTGAAGCGTACAGTGACGCATCTCAGTCTGGAAAGAATTCAACTGATGCTAAAAGTGCGAATGGGTGGGCGACAACTATGAAGAGAATTGTGTCTGGTAGTTCAATGAGGGCACTCCGAGAGCGGTTAATAGGGCCTAGCAATACCGGTGTTTCTAGCTCAACCAGTGAGATATGGTTTCTAGGcgtttgttataaaatttcaccTGAAGATTTGTCTAGTGACTCAACTCATGGTAACGGGTTGGTTGAATTTGTAGATGATTTCTCGTCAAGAATTTGGATGACATATCGGAAAG GTTTCAGTGCAATTGCTGATTCAAAGCTTACAAGTGACGTCCACTGGGGTTGTATGCATAGAAGCAGTCAAATGCTCGTTGCTCAG GCACTGCTATTTCATCACCTAGGGAGATCCTGGAGAAAACCCTTCGAGAAG CCATACGACCAGGTGTATATTAAGATATTAGACCAATTTGGTGATTCGGAATCATCTGCATTTTCAATACATAATCTAATTGAAGCTGGAAAAGCATATGGCCTTGCCGCTGGCTCGTGGGTGGGACCATATGCCATGTGTCGCTCATGGGAAACTCTTGCACGCTTGAACAGAGAGCATGCTAACCCTGGTAAGGACCATACATCATTGCCAATGGCTGTACATATTGTTTCTGGTGATGAAGATGGAGAACGAGGTGGAGCTCCAGTCCTATGTATTGAAGATGCTGCTAGACGTTGCTCTGATTTTGGGAATGGTCAAGCTGATTGGTCTCCTATTCTTCTACTGGTTCCATTGGTTCTTGGACTTGAAAAAGTTAATACCAG GTATATTCCATCATTACGGGCAACATTTACATTTCCCCAAAGCCTGGGAATCTTAGGTGGGAAACCTGGGGCGTCAACTTATATTGTTGGAGTTCAGGATGACAAAGCTTTCTATCTTGATCCACATGAAGTTCAACAG GTGGCTGAACTCCAGAAAGAGAATCTTGAGGCTGATACTACATCATACCACTGCAG TGTTGTCCGGAACCTTCCCCTCGAAATGATCGATCCATCCTTAGCGATTGGATTTTACTGTCGTGACAAAG atgattttgatgatttctgcGCTCGAGCTTCAAAGTTAGCAGAGGAATCTAGTGGTGCACCATTATTCACCATAACAGAGTCTCGTAGTCTGCCAAGGGAAGTCCAAAACAGAGATGTAGCAAATGAGCATGGAGAAGATGGCGATAACCTAGATATGGAGATGATGATGGGTGATTTAGAGGATCATCCGCAAAGGGATGAGTGGCAGCTTCTCTGA
- the LOC113320414 gene encoding elongation factor 1-alpha-like isoform X2 → MPRKAGYDLGYDDDDYGYYDDYGYDEDADEAYGDNPDVDGYVEEETPNIFQTASKPGTWSCPICTFANDEELSACDICGVLRDPIVSNNGSNKKSASFMIDSVLQEDLVKFGKHSAMKFPQGNTVELSSSRASSGISEKKEKVNQLPRKNKLKAPSAGVPEVGQPSSYGRNGSSLDDDNLQTLNNSFNKVKMSADSGSSQNRISTQKAKSVSPYKPEKWMLPDQDGKLTQLNLAIVGHVDSGKSTLSGRLLNLLGRISQKEMHKYEKEAKQQGKGSFAFAWAMDESAEERERGITMTVGVAYFDSKKYHVVVLDSPGHKDFVPNMISGATQADAAILVIDASMGAFEAGIDANGGQTREHAQLIRSFGVDQVIVAVNKMDAVGYAKERFDSIKSQLGLFLRSCGFKDSFLSWIPLSAMENQNLVTAASDARLSSWYEGPYLLDAVDSLQPPVRDVSKPLRMPICDFIKSQSLGQLAVSGKLESGAIRNGSKVMVLPYGDVATVRTIERDSKPCSIARSGDNVAVSLQGIDANRVMAGGVLCHPDFPVAIASCFELKVLVLDVLMPILIGSQIEFHVHHAKEAARVKKIVSLLDQKTGKVSKKAPRCLTSKQSALIEVNLDAAVCVEEFSECRALGRVFLRSSGRTIAVGIITRIIE, encoded by the exons ATGCCTCGAAAAGCGGGCTACGACTTGGGCTACGATGACGATGACTATGGTTACTATGATGATTATGGCTATGATGAGGATGCAGATGAAGCATATGGTGATAATCCAGATGTAGATGGATATG TGGAAGAAGAAACCCCTAACATTTTCCAGACTGCCTCTAAGCCTGGGACTTGGAGCTGTCCGATTTGCACATTTGCAAATGATGAAGAGTTATCTGCTTGTGATATCTGCGGAGTTCTTCGGGACCCTATTGTCAGCAACAACGGCAGTAATAAAAAATCAG CCTCTTTCATGATTGATAGCGTCCTTCAGGAGGATTTGGTTAAATTTGGAAAACATTCTGCCATGAAGTTCCCACAAG GGAACACTGTGGAATTGTCTTCTTCAAGAGCTTCTTCAGGCATCAgtgagaaaaaagaaaaggttAATCAACTTCCAAGAAAGAATAAGTTAAAGGCTCCCTCTGCTGGTGTGCCTGAAGTTGGACAACCAAGTTCATATGGGAGAAATGGATCCTCACTTGATGACGACAATCTACAAACACTAAACAACAGTTTCAACAAAGTAAAGATGAGTGCTGATTCAGGATCTTCACAGAATCGTATAAGTACCCAGAAGGCCAAATCAGTCTCACCCTACAAGCCAGAGAAATGGATGCTTCCAGACCAAGATGGAAAACTGACTCAATTGAATCTTGCTATT GTGGGTCATGTTGATTCGGGAAAATCAACACTGTCTGGCAGACTtctaaaccttctagggagaattTCCCAGAAAGAAATGCACAAATATGAAAAAGAGGCTAAGCAACAG GGAAAGGGATCCTTTGCTTTTGCATGGGCAATGGATGAGAGTGCAGAAGAGAGGGAAAGGGGTATTACCATGACAGTTGGTGTGGCTTATTTTGACTCCAAGAAATATCATGTTGTTGTGCTCGATTCTCCTGGTCATAAAGATTTTGTCCCAAATATGATATCTGGCGCTACTCAAGCAGATGCTGCCATTCTTGTTATTGATGCTTCAATGGGTGCATTTGAAGCTGGTATAGATGCTAATGGGGGGCAAACAAGAGAGCATGCACAGCTCATTAGAAGTTTTGGGGTCGATCAAGTTATTGTGGCTGTAAATAAAATGGATGCGGTGGGGTACGCAAAGGAAAGATTTGATTCAATAAAATCGCAACTTGGACTCTTTCTTCGATCTTGTGGTTTCAAGGACTCTTTTTTATCATGGATCCCTTTGAGTGCTATGGAAAATCAGAATTTGGTCACAGCTGCTTCTGATGCCCGTTTATCATCTTG GTATGAGGGCCCATATCTCTTGGATGCTGTAGATTCATTGCAACCACCTGTCAGAGATGTCTCTAAGCCTCTACGGATGCCTATCTGTGACTTCATTAAGTCGCAATCGTTAGGGCAACTGGCCGTTAGTGGGAAATTGGAGTCTGGAGCTATTCGAAATGGTTCGAAG GTCATGGTGCTGCCTTATGGAGACGTAGCAACAGTTCGTACCATAGAACGCGACTCTAAACCTTGCAGTATCGCCAGGTCTGGTGATAATGTGGCTGTTAGTCTACAAGGCATTGATGCAAATCGTGTGATGGCTGGTGGAGTACTTTGTCACCCAGATTTTCCCGTGGCCATTGCTTCCTGTTTCGAATTGAAGGTCCTTGTTTTGGATGTTCTAATGCCTATCCTAATCGGTTCACAG ATTGAATTTCATGTACATCATGCCAAAGAGGCGGCGAGAGTTAAAAAGATTGTGTCTTTGCTGGATCAGAAAACTGGGAAAGTCTCAAAAAAGGCACCCCGCTGTCTGACATCCAAACAAAGTGCATTGATAGAGGTGAATCTAGATGCCGCTGTATGTGTAGAAGAGTTTTCCGAGTGTCGAGCTTTGGGGAGGGTTTTCTTGCGATCATCGGGTAGAACTATTGCTGTTGGGATCATAACCCGGATAATTGAGTAA